A genomic stretch from Edaphobacter aggregans includes:
- a CDS encoding helix-turn-helix domain-containing protein yields the protein MLYLERRPHPALTPYIKSFWYARDPHAIHRYERVLPSGHAQVVISLARDYLTDANHPIDPLQHSPAALLLGIYSHHQQIDLIDLTELIGVLFHPGGTLPFFPADTHIFTDRETSLEEIWGIASESLRDDLREAPTPAQKFALLDSALLLRLNQSKTLHRSPVIDFALTHLHRSPGTTTVAELTRQIGISPRRLSQLFREQVGVSPKLYCRIQRFQQAVRAMHHGADIPWAELALTCGYYDQSHFANDFRAFSGLSPTTYTATHRRWGNHIPLD from the coding sequence ATGCTTTATCTCGAGCGCCGCCCACATCCCGCCCTCACCCCCTACATCAAGTCATTCTGGTACGCCCGCGACCCTCACGCCATCCACCGCTACGAGCGCGTCCTCCCATCCGGCCACGCCCAGGTCGTCATCAGCCTCGCCCGCGACTACCTTACAGACGCCAACCACCCCATCGACCCCCTTCAGCACTCACCCGCCGCTCTCCTCCTCGGCATCTACTCCCACCACCAGCAGATCGACCTCATCGATCTCACCGAGCTCATCGGCGTCCTCTTCCATCCCGGCGGAACCCTACCTTTCTTCCCCGCCGACACCCACATCTTCACCGACCGCGAAACCTCTCTCGAAGAGATCTGGGGCATCGCGTCTGAAAGTCTGCGAGACGACTTACGCGAAGCCCCCACTCCCGCGCAGAAATTCGCGCTGCTCGATTCAGCCCTGCTCCTCCGCCTCAATCAAAGCAAAACTCTGCACCGTTCACCAGTGATCGACTTCGCGCTCACTCACCTCCACCGCTCTCCGGGCACCACCACCGTCGCCGAACTCACCCGTCAGATCGGCATCAGTCCCCGCCGCCTCTCGCAACTCTTCCGCGAACAAGTCGGAGTTTCCCCCAAGCTCTACTGCCGCATCCAGCGCTTCCAGCAAGCCGTACGGGCAATGCACCATGGCGCAGACATCCCCTGGGCCGAGCTGGCGCTCACCTGCGGCTACTACGACCAGTCTCACTTCGCTAACGATTTTCGCGCCTTCTCTGGTCTAAGCCCAACCACCTATACCGCCACCCACCGACGCTGGGGCAACCACATCCCTCTCGATTGA
- a CDS encoding VOC family protein, protein MSDKPKSCTSTVIPSLRYRDAPAAIDWLVRAFGFTKNSVYMGPHNTVVHAQLTFGNGMIMLGSVDNGSEYGKLMAQPDEIGMRETKGIYLVVNDADATHATAKAAGAEMVLDIRDMDYGGRAFTCRDLEGHLWNIGTYDPWEPAS, encoded by the coding sequence ATGAGCGACAAACCGAAATCCTGCACCTCCACCGTCATCCCCAGCCTCCGCTACCGAGACGCCCCCGCCGCCATCGACTGGCTCGTCCGCGCCTTCGGCTTCACCAAGAACTCCGTCTACATGGGCCCCCACAACACCGTCGTCCACGCCCAACTCACCTTCGGTAATGGCATGATCATGCTCGGCTCCGTCGACAATGGCAGCGAGTACGGCAAGCTCATGGCCCAACCTGACGAGATCGGCATGCGCGAAACTAAGGGCATCTACCTCGTGGTCAACGACGCCGACGCCACCCACGCCACCGCCAAAGCTGCTGGTGCAGAGATGGTCCTCGATATCCGCGATATGGACTACGGTGGACGAGCCTTCACCTGCCGCGACCTCGAAGGCCACCTCTGGAACATCGGAACCTACGATCCCTGGGAACCAGCGTCCTAG